GCAACCTCTTGTGCTCCACTTGAGGATTTTTTGCAAGAACTTTGCGCATGTCTGCTACAATATTCTGCACATGGAAAATACTTTCAAGTATTTATTgatcaaaggaaaagaaattgatAGCTATGCATGTCCAGCTTCAGCTTCATCCGCACAAGGACATGTTTCCTTTATTGCTAAGTACATGAATACAGATGGCTCCTCACATTAATCTTATTAACATCCAAGTGACTGATGGCAAGGTGTGTTTTGATACGCCAATGAGATCTCTGGGTGAGATTCCTCACAACATTCACCGAAAACTTATGATTTGGAATGTGAACTGCTTCACGGTCATCACCTCTTATAATTGTTGGCGACCACCAGCCCACATgctgaaaaggaaaaaattatgTAGATCAGGAACTGCATTAAAGGATTAGTttcttaaaaa
This DNA window, taken from Telopea speciosissima isolate NSW1024214 ecotype Mountain lineage unplaced genomic scaffold, Tspe_v1 Tspe_v1.1271, whole genome shotgun sequence, encodes the following:
- the LOC122648473 gene encoding mechanosensitive ion channel protein 2, chloroplastic-like: HVGWWSPTIIRGDDREAVHIPNHKFSVNVVRNLTQRSHWRIKTHLAISHLDVNKINNIVADMRKVLAKNPQVEHKRLHRRVFLDNVNPENQALLILISCFVKTSHFEEYLCVK